Part of the Arachis hypogaea cultivar Tifrunner chromosome 6, arahy.Tifrunner.gnm2.J5K5, whole genome shotgun sequence genome, tttcacttaactaatttaatatcatactcTCAAATCTTTgtaagttttaaattaatttttatataataatctctatatttatttaaaaaaatcatttatttattttatattaacatatttaaaatttatattattatattagtaatAACTTATGTAGTTATATTTTGATAATCACATTATAtactttagatattattttcttataaaaaatacttatttttcttcTACATTTACGttgttgaaagaaaaatttttataaaaatatcttatatcttATATCTTATATTCTATAAAAGGTATTGTatctttcaaataattaataatttatcatttattttcaaatttttaaaaaattttgaaagaattaatttaattaataagatatgtgatatttttaactaaacacgctataaattattagtactttataattttataatgtattattgatattgttatatttttttatgtaactatcatgttaaaaataaaattgtaaaaaaatttataattatatatatatataattttttgaaaaactaactctaataattatatgttaattatttttatgaaatgaaaaaaaaaattatctaaaatttggCCCTTTCTTACTAAACTTTCTGGATCTGTCCAATATCTACGtgagaaagaaaggaagagagagaTTTAAATCTACCTATTAATGTGGAGGAGGACTTGGTGATATTAGAGGAAGAGGATGTTAAAGAAAGGTTTTGGCATTGGAATATTAGAAGGAGTGTTTATCGCAATTTGAAATCATCCTAAAACTTTTCGGATCAAGTCACATGAGGATAAggtttttcagtttttctttgtaAAGAGGCTgatcttaaaataattaattttaaaatttattacctAAAAAATAATCTCAAATTATTATTGTTAActatgatatttttgaaattgaagattttttctttctttgacttaattaaattaaaaacctaCACGTAAGACTCGACTTAGCTAACGATTAGGATCAATTTGAAGATGATATGATTATATGATTAGTAATATAAATATTAGCTTCATCTTTTGGGAATGAAGTCATTACTGCAAATGATATATAACTAGAATGCAAATGCTaataatattgatgaattattaattaatcatacACGATTATACTAAATACAATCATATTTATccatctattttattatataaaaattgtatTTCTACATTTGATGATAGAATTAATATGGCATATTTCtcatagtattttttaatttatttttttaactcattaaatataatttattacgataaattaattatatcaactaattgatttaattaaatattaaagtattatataatttaaaattatgtatatcaattaattaatttgatttttatgatatgtAAATTTTTggactaaataaaataaaataatttattacttattttaattgaatacaataaatataaattaatttaattaaaagtttATTGTTTTTCagttttctatatataaaaatgatggaacaaaattgtaaatattatttttctgttattttaatttttttatcattttttctcactttatttatatattagtctaatttttatgtattttgatttgtataattattatttattttattattttttatttttttggattattttttatttttttatgatttgataattaaaaaaaaaagcaaaagaagggGAAAAAAATATATGATCGCCATAGGCAAAGGCTAAGAGGCTAAAGCAATAACGTTATTcttcactattattattattcctttaattttttcgtttgatatattttatattataattcgGTTTTACATTTTTATATACTTTTGATTGAGTAGTTTATACACAAATTTGTCATGTTAATGAATAAATATAAATCTACATCTACAGAATTCTTACCCATATTTATATCATTCCATATATTATTTGAACTAATTCTGCTTTTAATATctgtatatttaaaaaatttattattaagataaaaataatGTAACTTGATAATTTAAGGATACATTCAAGAGATAAACTATATATAATTAGTACTAAGAATACAGTAACATAAATCGTAAAAGATAtttcatattaaataataaactaacagcataaatttataaatagaaaGTATAACTTAAAGTACTACTTGATACAGAATATTGATGAACAGGTATATTTGTGATATCTTGTAATTGTCTTGTCATGTTAGTTTGACTACTCAATGTATCGATTTGTTTTTCCCGTCTAATAATCTCTCAGTAACTGGCACGCCTTCTAACGAGATGTTGCTGACTCTATTCTTCGCTAATATTTTGTCCTTGTTGCCTGGCATAATCTTGCCAATTCGGTCGACCACTTTCACGTGAATCTTCTATTGGTATGTTGTCAACGgtaattaattaaagaaatatataaaCATAGTTTTACACTTTTGTTTAACGACGAAAAGCAATTTATAGTAGGTTTTACGTTATATTTAGGTGAAGTGagaataatgtaagaaaagaTAGATGAGAAAggaagaaagttttttctatTATGCAGTAACCAGTGATGTGAAGTAAGAGAGATTAGAAACTGGTATCCTATTAGTTCAGTCAGTGAGATGATTATAGATGAAGATAAAGTAGTGGAAATTCTATAACTGAACCTATGCTAGAGTATTTTGCAGTAACGTATAGCATAAGAgaacatgaataaaaataaaatagcaaaAATTCTGTAACTAACATACACTGGTGGAATAAGTTATtagaaagaataaaaataaaaaaatatttaaataccgAAATAACTTTTACCATTATATATTGTTGTAGATAATAAGCTCATTTGACAAAAGtcttagataataatttaaaagtatatgTCTTCGACTCTTCATCCATTTTCACTCAATAGTTTTCTAAATTTGATATGATAGACTATTGAAGTAACTAGAAAGATTCATCATAATCATTACaatatttgatttacttttttaatgttgttttatgTTTCATTAATgttttttatgaataatttaattatttatattacaaaaaataataaaaatttttgttctaatttaattattaaaaattttaaatcacttaAAATTTGCGAAAGAAATTTATTTCatgacaaaatattaaaaaattgtgaTATTTATAAattgtttttatataatatttttatataaattttatgttaaaatttttggtctGCTAAAAAAAATGTTCAAGTTCTGCCATTGCTCACCAACATTATAGTTGGCtctgcaaagaaaaaaattaatcaaattttattttattagttcttttagaatttaaatcatttgagaatttttaatatttttttagagtgtccataattttattaaaataatattattttccatGAGTATAATGGTATAAgataaattttacttttattatgaATATCTTTAGCATTTTgaatatttgtaaataaaaataataatttatccaTAAACAAAAACCAATTGCAACAAATCAATACACATTTTTCAGTAACTAGTGGTGCACATGATTCGGACGGCCTCGAATATTCGGTCTGAACCTAAATACTTTAGATCTAATTTGGTATGATTTTATTAGGTCTAGAATTGGATAAGGATTTTAAAGATAGACTCGATTATTATTTAAGGTCGAATCCGATTCAAGCGAACCCGACTTTACCCGACCCATGTACACTCTAAGGGactaaaaaaagtatatatatatatatattttttttaaattaatttcaatactatgttatattaattataagcttattattttatttttaattatatttattgacTTAGAAAATATATCAAAGAAgtatgaaattagaatttatggacaaattcaagttcaaatatggATATCAATTTTTTGGTAACaagtatattttttcttctttataaataagtgcatcataattttttaacataaaatttatcaaaatcggAATTTCACCTAGTCTAGATCCAATTTTAATGTGACCCGAAAGTAGTGTGATTTTATCATATCTAAGACCGAATAAGAATCTAAACAATAAACCCCGTCATTATTTAAAATTAAGTCTGGATCAAGATGAATCCGACTTCACCTGATCCTACGTGCTTCCCTACCAACaacttttcttattattttgcACGCACCGATAGGGTTGTAAGTTATCGAACCAGATAGAAAATTACCGAAAAACTGAACCGAAAATTacaacaactaatttaaaaaccaaaaaaatcggTTTTTCTGACAAAACCGATTAGTTCGGTTCGATTTTTGGTTGGCTCAATaaaaatcgaaccgaaccgaaGATATGCATACATTTTAATGTCTGAATTATTTTAACCTTTAACCTAACAACGAAAGTCCCCAACCCCCAAGGTCCAAGTCACTCAGCGTCTATTAAGCTCGTAGCGCCTCCTCTAACCCTAAGTCCCTACCCCTcattttttgcttctgaactcTTCATTATATGTTTGTTTTATGTCTATGtgtgtttgttttatgtttattgtttAGTTGTTCGAATGGATTTTAAATGTATTGAATTTAGATGTGATGTACTGCATAGAATTGTGGGGGAGGCAGTCAGGAACAGACGTTTTTCGCTTTTGCTGGTTGGCAAGGATAATATAGAGCTGTCACATCTTTAGTTTGCAGATGACACTATATTGTTCTATTCGCCGGAGGAGGAGACCCTCAGAAACTATACCAGACTGCTGAGGTGCTTTGGGATGATATCGGGGTTAAGTATAAATTTCGATAAGTCCAGTCTGATCCCAATCAATTGCGAACAACCATGGACATATAATATGTGTAATTTATTAGGGTACAAGGAGGCGAACCTCCCAGTCAGATATCTTGGCATTTCATTGGGAGCAAACCCAAGGCGGGTCAGCACGTGGAAACCGATCATTGATAAGATCGAGGAGAAGCTTAGTCTATGGAAGGCAAAAGTCCTTAACAAAGCGGGTAAGTCCTGATTAAGTCTGTCTTGAATAGCTTGCCGGTGTAGTATTTGAGTCTGTATAAGATGCCAAAGGAAGTGGCAGAGAAGCTGATTTCGCTGTAGAGAAAATTTTTATGGAGCAAGGAGGAAGGTAGACATGGAATGGCACTTGTCAAGTGGGAAGTGGTCCAGGCTCCTAAAAAGTTGGGAGGATTGGGGGTGGGTGATGCAGTGGTGAGGAACACAGCTCTCCTCTTCAAGTGGTGGTGTCGTTTCTCAAAAGAGGAGTGTCTGTTATGGAAGAAGGTTGTATGCTCTTGTCATAACTTGAACCCCAATAGAATATTGTCAGCTCAGACATTGCCTAGTCGAGGAGGTCCATGGAAGGACATCTATCAGTTGCAGTTTAAGGACCATAATGTGAGAGATAAGATGATTACTGGGTTAACTATGGAGGTGGGTGATGGAAGGAGGACTCGTTTTTGGGAAGATGTTTGGCTACAAAGTGGTTCGCTCAAGATGCGTTTTCCGATgcttttctctgtttcaaaccaaacaggatctgttataggggattgtgggttttaggatgggttagagtggatttggaacttccaGTGGAGGCGAGAATTATACCAATAGGAGTTGGAACTAGTGGATCAATTACATGAGACTTTAAGACCAGTAAAGATAGCACGTGATATGCAAGATAGAGTTGTTTGGAAGTTTGACAAAGAAGacattttttcaactaactcttttgtgcaggtgCTGCAGTCAGAAACGCTTCCGGAGGATATTACCAGCTATAGTTTCACCAGAACCATATGAAAAAGTTTGGTTCTGTCACGAGTGGAGTTATTTATCTTGTTTGCTTTAATAGAAAAAGTTAATACTAAAGAAAGATTGCTTAGACTGGGTATTATTAACCACGATGATAACTTGTGTGTCTTGTGTAAAAAAGATGTAGAACATATTCACCACTTGTTTCTTGGTTGTGAGTTTACTTGGCAAGTGTGGTGTGAATGATTATCTGAATTTGGGAGGTTGTGGTCTGTTCCGGGTTCACTGAAAGAGTACTTTGAGAGTTGGACATGTGTCATTAGCAAGAAAGAGGAGCGCAACAAGTGgcttatatgtttttttttgcaGTTATATGGAATGTTTGACTTGAGAGAAACGGACGGATATTTAATAACAAGGAAGCAGGTGTTCAAGAGGTGTATGTTTTACAAATCTTTGACCAATTATAGAGAGTGGAGTAGTGCAGATCCTTTCTGTTGATGACAATACCGATGATAACAATAGGAATTGTGTTCATATTGTTTTGTTGCTTTGTTGTATGAGTTCTTTTGTTTCTGTCGCTTCACTTTACTGTATTGAgctcattttttcaaaaaaaagaacATCTTTGTTGGACTAAGTATCATGAAATAGACCCTGAATTAATTGAATACCAATTAATCAACTTGTTTATGCCAACAACCagccttttttctttctttctatatcaagattattaaaacaaaaaaaaattgactctAAGCCATGCCTTATTACTTATTAGCACTAGTACAATACTAATACTCAATTATCAAGATACATCTTTGTTAATTtcctttaattattttgatgcttGCCGCCACGTTCAGTTcaaccattattattgttaactATGATCTTCTTGGAATTGaagattctttctttctttccttctttgacttgaattgaattaaaaaacTACACGTAAGACTTGACTTAGCTAACGATTAGGATCAATTTAAAGATGATATGATTATATGATTAATAGTGTTAGCTTCATCTTCTTTTAGGAATGAAGTAATTACTGCAAATGATATATAAGTAGAATGCGAATGCTAGTAATATTGATGAATTATTAATAAATCATacacaattatattaaatacaatacGATTGAAAATGAGTTgaacaatatatattatattatagataAATATATGGTAATTAATTTAGTGATCGAATTTTATTGTGCATCtaacatttttataatttatattttaattttataataatagcGGTCAACATATAATTATACAATCAtgctataaatatattaaaaatcaacCCTAATTAACTATCTTATATTGAAATACAAAttttacattttataaaataaatttattataatatccgtaaataaatttgattattcgGATAActgattatttaataaaaaaaatgcatctacatatacaaatatataagaaTTGATTTTTAGTTTAGAGAGTACactgttataaaaaatattttgtaaaaacattaaattgatttttcaaaaaaaattagtttgtGAATTTAAAttagttctttattttttaatattcaaaatttaaaattttgtttcgtCAAAGGTGATTAAACCAATAAAATTACAACAGGGattataaattgaattaatttaaattatatttcaaattataatagtttaaaaaaagaaattttgcaaATACTATTGAATAACTAGAAACAATAATTAAACAATCAAATAAGATGTGAACATTATAATGTAAATCTAAAATAATTAAGTAAAAATttgctattaataaaaaaatatcaaatgaaatGATTTCCTAAAACTAATAGAACCTCAATTTTGGATAATTCAATGAGTAAATATTATGTACCTCCACATTATCTCCAATGATAATATCCTTTAGTGGGATAAGAGTAGGAACAAGACAAAGAATTTGAATGTTGTCGCTACAGTCAGTCCgaaaaattttatattctttgTTTTCACGATCATGGTAGGCAATGTAATCATGAAACATGGTTATGGAAGAATTAATATTTCTGTCAGAACTTACGAGAATGGGAGTCCAAGATTCTTCAATTCCATATCGTTTCATCATCCACATTGTGATTGGCTCATTATAATATGTCATGCAAAAAAATCCACTGAATTCATGTATGCCGACTTTTGGACCCTGATCGCTCGGTATAGAAAAGGATTGGAACCTCTCCGTGTCGAAATTAAAAGCCCAGATCGACACATTGCCATCAACATCCTTACCAAGCCAATGAAGTGCCCCatttaaataaacagaaaatctcGATATAGATATCAAATTTTTGGGATAATCCACCTCAATATTTATCCATGTTGTCGATCCAACTCTGAGCATTTCAACAACCATAGGATGATCATGTTTAAATATAAGAATTCTCATTACCTTGTATTGGTTTGTTTTTGGGTGAAAACCAAAACCCCGAGATATTTCGCACTCGCAGGGTTTCAGGATTGGAGGGTGTTTTGGAAGTCTTATAAACTCACCTGTTATTGGATTGCAGACAAGTGAAATGTCTCCATTATTTGAGCAACTCAAGTAAAAAAGACCATTACAAACAAGCACAGCATAAACTTTTGTACCAAGGAGAGGAATTTCAAACTTAGGATCAAGTTTTATGCTGCTACTATTGGGTTTCAGGACCTCAAACACACCGCTGAATAATGTATTGTTTCTCCTTTCATGCCATTCAATTCGGTCATATTCAACAAGGTGAAAGAATCTTGAATGCTTGCGTCGGATCATCACAGCAGGAAGTGTATAAGTAAGAAGTAACTTGGCAAAGTTTGGATTAGAAATCAATGTGTTCCAATACTTGCAAACACATCTACAAATCAGAACAGATTTTATGGGAAGTCTAACAAAAATATCGGTAATTATATCAGCTGGAAGACTGGCAACATAAGACCTTCGTATTTGGAGTTTCCTGACAATTAAGTACAGAATAATTcagaagaagagaaataaaaaattcacGGTGTTCTTTTGTGTTACTCCATGAAAAAACAAAATATGACTTACCTCATCCACCGCACAAAGAAGGATTGGAAGAGGAATTTGATCATTTTACCCGTACTCTCGCGTGGCAATGATTGTTGGGAGAAGTCAAGCACCCAAGTGAAATTGATGCTTTCAAAGGGAAGTTTACTGATTTTTATAACTAGATGAATGTGAACATCAGCTACTACTTTAAGGGAAAGTATGTGGAGTTAATGATTTTAATGGGCTTAAAAAGGAatgtatttcaaaaattaaaaaagagatttttaattaattattcaataattacttaaattcagattttgaaatttaaaaaattaagactaATAATTAAATTCATTCACACTATATATGATCTCTACACCAAAATCTTAATAGAATTGTTATCTTTTATCTGCTACCTATACCTGCTCTCACCTTATAATCCCCCTCAAGATTGTAAAAATCGAACCGATTAATAAACTGATAGAATAACTAATTCAATAATTTAAAGATTTAATCGAGATTTAACTGGAATTTAactagtttaattaaatatataataaaattattaaaaatttaatatacaattttaaatatttaaatttaataaattttaggttaataaaatttaaaattatagttaaaaattaacaaattactTCAGCCATCAA contains:
- the LOC112695888 gene encoding F-box protein At3g07870 isoform X2 is translated as MIRRKHSRFFHLVEYDRIEWHERRNNTLFSGVFEVLKPNSSSIKLDPKFEIPLLGTKVYAVLVCNGLFYLSCSNNGDISLVCNPITGEFIRLPKHPPILKPCECEISRGFGFHPKTNQYKVMRILIFKHDHPMVVEMLRVGSTTWINIEVDYPKNLISISRFSVYLNGALHWLGKDVDGNVSIWAFNFDTERFQSFSIPSDQGPKVGIHEFSGFFCMTYYNEPITMWMMKRYGIEESWTPILVSSDRNINSSITMFHDYIAYHDRENKEYKIFRTDCSDNIQILCLVPTLIPLKDIIIGDNVEVHNIYSLNYPKLRFY
- the LOC112695888 gene encoding F-box protein At2g23160 isoform X1, whose translation is MIKFLFQSFFVRWMRKLQIRRSYVASLPADIITDIFVRLPIKSVLICRCVCKYWNTLISNPNFAKLLLTYTLPAVMIRRKHSRFFHLVEYDRIEWHERRNNTLFSGVFEVLKPNSSSIKLDPKFEIPLLGTKVYAVLVCNGLFYLSCSNNGDISLVCNPITGEFIRLPKHPPILKPCECEISRGFGFHPKTNQYKVMRILIFKHDHPMVVEMLRVGSTTWINIEVDYPKNLISISRFSVYLNGALHWLGKDVDGNVSIWAFNFDTERFQSFSIPSDQGPKVGIHEFSGFFCMTYYNEPITMWMMKRYGIEESWTPILVSSDRNINSSITMFHDYIAYHDRENKEYKIFRTDCSDNIQILCLVPTLIPLKDIIIGDNVEVHNIYSLNYPKLRFY